Proteins co-encoded in one Euleptes europaea isolate rEulEur1 chromosome 1, rEulEur1.hap1, whole genome shotgun sequence genomic window:
- the TBC1D25 gene encoding TBC1 domain family member 25 has product MAAAASPAGGGAGPGAQEEEEHEVVRVRVKKCEGFLQPEFRTFAVDPQITSLDVLQHILIRAFDLNGKKNFGISYLGRDKQSQEMYLALVSDWDLGVAFASASKPYLQLKIDIKASEDSPLLEDWDIISPKDVISTDQLLVEKRSLAAAALPFTQSILSQVGRTLSKVQQALSWSYGEDVKPFKPPLSDSEFHTYLNHEGQLMRPAELRLRIFHGGVEPSLRKVVWRYLLNVYPDGLTGQERIDYMKRKAREYEQLKGEWKARAGPEDLDFIRGNVLKDVLRTDRTHPYYAGSDDNPHLRALHELLTTYAVTHPQISYCQGMSDIASPILAVMDNEAHAFICFCGIMKRLEGNFQADGEVMSVKFSHLKLLLRHSDPEFFSYLLSRGADDLFFCYRWLLLELKREFAFEDALRMLEVTWSSFPPDPPEKEVELVGPPARPRDSGQTVRRRHMLRPACSFEASGDRPCLGAVSEEKPLVKQSSFGEFKYYSARNEDSLEDDPSPRSPRSVGEDEDRSGEQDPLIPTPNVAKSFSAPSLRAPTPPSRGSASPSTNGNEDSLSEEKGDSAANTPSPPSCGPAAASPTSAGLPPPQEFGKGNPFVLFLCLAILLEHRDYIIKNNMDYNELAMHFDRLVRRHNLNKVLHRAKALFANYLQSEVWDSEEGDEAAAESPAAS; this is encoded by the exons cGAGGTCGTTCGCGTGCGGGTCAAG AAATGCGAAGGCTTCCTGCAGCCCGAGTTCCGCACTTTCGCCGTGGACCCTCAGATCACCTCGCTGGACGTCTTGCAACACATCCTTATCCGAGCCTTCGATCTCAACGG gaaGAAGAACTTTGGCATCAGCTACCTGGGCCGAGATAAGCAGAGCCAAGAGATGTACCTCGCTCTGGTGTCCGACTGGGATCTGGGCGTGGCCTTTGCTAGCGCCTCCAAGCCTTACCTGCAGCTCAAGATAGACATCAAGGCCTCTGAGGACA GCCCCCTCCTGGAGGACTGGGACATCATCAGCCCCAAAGACGTCATCAGCACCGACCAGCTTCTGGTGGAAAAGCGGTCTCTGGCAGCGGCGGCTCTGCCCTTCACCCAGTCCATCCTCTCCCAG GTTGGCAGGACGCTGTCCAAGGTCCAGCAGGCCCTCAGCTGGTCTTACGGGGAGGACGTCAAGCCTTTCAAGCCCCCCCTGAGCGATTCGGAGTTCCACACGTACCTGAACCACGAGGGCCAGTTGATGAGGCCCGCCGAACTGCGCCTGCGGATCTTCCACGGCGGAGTCGAACCCTCGCTCCGCAAG GTGGTTTGGAGGTACTTGCTCAATGTCTACCCCGACGGACTGACCGGGCAGGAGCGGATCGATTACATGAAGCGGAAGGCGCGGGAGTACGAGCAGCTGAAGGGGGAGTGGAAAGCGCGGGCCGGCCCCGAGGACCTGGACTTCATCCGGGGCAACGTGCTGAAGGACGTCCTGCGGACCGACCGCACCCACCCGTACTATGCGGGCTCCGACGACAACCCCCACCTGCGGGCCCTGCACGAGCTGCTGACCACCTATGCCGTGACGCACCCACAGATCTCCTACTGCCAGGGCATGAGCGACATCGCCTCCCCCATCCTGGCCGTGATGGACAATGAGGCCCACGCCTTCATCTGCTTCTGCGGCATCATGAAGCGCCTGGAGGGCAACTTCCAGGCGGACGGTGAGGTCATGTCGGTCAAGTTCTCCCACCTGAAGCTGCTCCTTCGCCACTCGGACCCGGAGTTCTTCTCCTACCTCCTCTCCCGGGGTGCCGACGACCTCTTCTTCTGCTACcgctggctgctgctggaactCAAGCGGGAGTTCGCCTTCGAGGACGCCTTGCGCATGCTGGAGGTCACCTGGAGCTCCTTTCCCCCCGACCCTCCCGAGAAGGAGGTGGAGCTGGTGGGCCCGCCGGCCAGGCCCAGAGACAGTGGCCAGACGGTCCGGAGGAGGCACATGCTGCGTCCGGCGTGCAGCTTTGAGGCGTCCGGGGATCGTCCTTGCCTAGGGGCCGTTTCCGAAGAGAAGCCGTTGGTCAAGCAGTCTAGCTTTGGGGAGTTCAAGTATTACAGCGCTCGCAACGAGGACAGTTTGGAAGACGACCCCTCCCCGAGATCTCCACGCTCGGTGGGGGAGGACGAGGACCGTAGCGGCGAACAGGACCCCTTGATCCCAACCCCGAACGTGGCCAAGTCCTTCTCCGCTCCGTCCCTCCGGGCTCCCACCCCGCCCTCCCGAGGCTCAGCTTCTCCGTCGACCAATGGCAACGAGGACAGCCTGTCTGAAGAGAAGGGCGATTCGGCAGCGAACACCCCTTCTCCGCCTTCGTGTGGGCCCGCCGCGGCTTCGCCCACTTCCGccggcctcccccctccacaggaaTTCGGCAAGGGCAACCCTTTTGTGCTCTTCTTGTGCCTGGCCATCCTCCTGGAGCACCGGGACTACATCATCAAGAACAACATGGACTACAACGAGTTGGCTATGCACTTTGACCGCCTGGTCCGCCGGCACAACCTGAACAAGGTCCTGCACCGTGCCAAGGCCCTCTTCGCCAACTATCTGCAGTCCGAAGTCTGGGACTCCGAGGAGGGCGACGAGGCCGCGGCCGAGTCCCCCGCTGCGTCCTGA